The window GCTACTATTTCCGACAACCTTCGAATTTGAACTGCAAATCCTAGACTATGTATATTTCCTCCTTGAACTGCTTcttcaaagaataagaaagatagaCTGCAATATACATGCAGAAAGCCTTAGTCGAAAATTCTCTCCCCTGTTGACAGTGCTAGAAAAACGAAAGAACTAAAAATGCAGAGCAACCCCGGAATGCAAAACACTGCTGTCCAGCTTTCTGGACTTGTGAGATCCAACTGAGCGTCTTTAGCAGCTTCAAGTAGTCGACCAGTGAGATCAACTCCAACGATGCCAGCTAATGTACCAGCTGTATTTGAAATTCCCATAATAATTCCAGCATACCTTGGAGCAATATCCATGTAATTAACTGCGAACCCAGATCTTCCTAACGCCAAGAAACCAAGAGCCACGGAGGAACAAAATAGAGCCCCGCCAGATGTTCTAAAGTAAGGAAGAGCCATCAATGCAAGAGAAGCTACAACGAAACCCACTGTGTTTAAAAGTTTTCTGGTTTTAGTTATAGACAAGATTCTCCTTGTGACCAAGTGATCCGCAATCACTCCACCAATGTTTGAGAATATAAACATGTTAAAGTAGGGCATCATCTTGGAAAACCCCATTTCTTGAAGGCTGATCTCGAGACCCAATTCAAAGTACGTAGGAAGCCAGTTCATGAGCATATAAAGAGCATAGTCAAAGGtgaaataattcacaacaattgCCCAAACTGGTAAGCTCATGACAATTCGTTTCCATGGGATAGTTGGACTTTTGGTAGAATGTACTCCATTCTCTACTTTCATCTTTGAACTCCCTTTCGTGGGCAACTGGGATTCCCCAAAGCCCGAAGCAGTTGCTTTTGGATGCTCAGCACGAGGTGGATCAACTGCATAACTGAACCAGAGTAGTGACCACATTGCACCTAAAGCGGCTTCAGCAAGAAACACAGATTGAGGACCCCTATACTTCACCAGACTAGGAAGCATAAGCATTCCCGTAGCTGCACCTAAGTACATTCCAGAAGTTGTGAAGGAAACAGATCTTGATCTTTCATGCGGTGGTACCCACTGTGCGAGGACAGTGTGGATGGACGGGAAAATGAAACCTTGGGCCACACCAACAAGCAAGCGGGCTATTACCAAGACCATCATTCGGTTTGGGTCAAGTGGTACAAAAGCGCATGTCAAAGACCATAAGAGAAAAGAAAGGAGGAGGACACGCCG is drawn from Nicotiana tomentosiformis chromosome 12, ASM39032v3, whole genome shotgun sequence and contains these coding sequences:
- the LOC104110760 gene encoding probable anion transporter 5, producing MGSSRFPKRFLIVVLTFICTSVCYIERVGFSIAYTAAADAAGVSQTSKGVILSTFFYGYACSQVPGGWAAQKIGGRRVLLLSFLLWSLTCAFVPLDPNRMMVLVIARLLVGVAQGFIFPSIHTVLAQWVPPHERSRSVSFTTSGMYLGAATGMLMLPSLVKYRGPQSVFLAEAALGAMWSLLWFSYAVDPPRAEHPKATASGFGESQLPTKGSSKMKVENGVHSTKSPTIPWKRIVMSLPVWAIVVNYFTFDYALYMLMNWLPTYFELGLEISLQEMGFSKMMPYFNMFIFSNIGGVIADHLVTRRILSITKTRKLLNTVGFVVASLALMALPYFRTSGGALFCSSVALGFLALGRSGFAVNYMDIAPRYAGIIMGISNTAGTLAGIVGVDLTGRLLEAAKDAQLDLTSPESWTAVFCIPGLLCIFSSFVFLALSTGERIFD